Proteins from a genomic interval of Rhodococcoides fascians A25f:
- a CDS encoding (2,3-dihydroxybenzoyl)adenylate synthase — MVRRYREKGYWTGRTHSDLLDAAASEYPDRTAVVDDHRTLTYSRLAERVQIVAGELSSRGIGRGDRVVVHLPNTAEYVEVVFALFEIGALPVFALAAHRAGDIVQFCSATTARAYITVDRFGATDFANIATDIAGECPDVSTVIVARGDENWTTAAPLPRRNRSLPSDIAFLQLSGGTTGTPKLIPRTHDDYLYSVRESARICGIDSSSVMLAVLPISHNFTMSSPGLLGIVAVGGSVVMAPDPSPDTCLPLVQQHSVTHAALVPPLLVAWLNSSARSVWDISSLRALWVGGAKLPAEVARRVTPEFGCELTQVFGMAEGLVNYTRPDDDLDTVCTTQGRPISPDDEVRVVDDSGVPVADGEPGNLQTRGPYTIRGYYRAPEADRIAFTADGFYRTGDIVVRDHRGYLQVVGRTKDQINRGGEKVAPAMVENHLLAHDEIHDVSVVGVPDDALGEKICAYVVRRDARSESPTAAQLRAFLRTERKVAAYTIPDRFEFVTEFPTTSVGKVDKKSQKQ; from the coding sequence ATGGTCCGGCGCTATCGCGAGAAGGGTTACTGGACGGGCCGAACGCACTCGGACCTGCTGGACGCCGCCGCGAGTGAGTACCCCGATCGGACGGCTGTGGTCGACGACCACCGGACACTCACCTATTCCCGGTTGGCCGAGCGGGTGCAGATCGTCGCCGGTGAACTCAGCAGCAGAGGAATCGGCCGCGGAGATCGAGTCGTGGTGCATCTGCCCAACACTGCCGAGTACGTCGAAGTGGTGTTCGCCCTGTTCGAGATCGGTGCCCTCCCGGTCTTCGCGCTTGCCGCACATCGAGCCGGCGATATCGTTCAATTCTGTTCTGCCACCACGGCTCGGGCGTACATCACCGTCGACCGGTTCGGAGCGACCGACTTCGCGAACATCGCCACCGACATCGCGGGCGAGTGCCCGGACGTGTCGACGGTGATCGTTGCGCGCGGCGACGAGAATTGGACCACCGCCGCACCACTCCCGCGTCGAAACCGTTCGCTGCCCTCGGATATTGCCTTCCTCCAACTGTCGGGCGGGACGACCGGAACCCCGAAGCTCATTCCGCGGACACACGACGACTACCTCTACTCGGTGCGCGAAAGCGCTCGGATCTGCGGAATCGACTCGTCCTCGGTGATGCTGGCCGTCCTGCCGATCTCGCACAATTTCACGATGAGTTCGCCCGGGCTCCTCGGCATCGTCGCTGTGGGCGGTTCCGTGGTCATGGCCCCAGACCCGAGTCCGGATACTTGTCTGCCTCTGGTGCAGCAACATTCGGTGACTCACGCTGCGCTGGTACCACCGCTGCTGGTGGCCTGGTTGAACTCCTCGGCTCGCTCGGTGTGGGACATCTCCTCGCTTCGGGCGTTGTGGGTGGGCGGCGCGAAGTTGCCTGCCGAAGTCGCTCGACGGGTCACCCCGGAATTCGGTTGCGAGCTCACTCAGGTATTCGGGATGGCCGAAGGATTGGTGAATTACACCCGACCGGACGACGATCTCGACACCGTCTGCACCACCCAAGGCAGGCCGATTTCACCCGACGACGAGGTTCGCGTCGTGGACGATTCCGGAGTCCCGGTTGCAGACGGTGAGCCGGGGAATTTGCAGACGCGTGGGCCGTACACGATTCGCGGATATTACCGAGCTCCGGAGGCCGATCGCATTGCGTTCACTGCTGACGGCTTCTATCGGACCGGCGATATCGTCGTTCGAGACCATCGGGGTTACCTCCAGGTTGTCGGTCGGACGAAAGACCAGATAAATCGCGGGGGCGAGAAGGTGGCCCCGGCGATGGTGGAGAATCATCTGCTGGCGCACGACGAAATCCACGACGTGTCCGTGGTCGGTGTCCCCGATGATGCTCTGGGGGAGAAGATCTGCGCCTATGTCGTCAGGCGTGATGCACGGTCCGAATCCCCCACCGCTGCCCAGCTGCGCGCATTCCTGCGAACGGAACGGAAAGTGGCCGCGTACACCATTCCCGACCGATTCGAGTTCGTCACCGAATTCCCGACCACCTCGGTGGGCAAAGTCGACAAGAAGAGCCAGAAGCAATGA